The Sesamum indicum cultivar Zhongzhi No. 13 linkage group LG6, S_indicum_v1.0, whole genome shotgun sequence genomic interval atttggaGTGAGTCTGACTGAAATATTTCAACGATAGAGATCTAAAAATATCGCAATGATCATAAGGTCTTGGGTTTAATTTCTTCACAATGATAACATGTATAAAGAAGCATTAAGGCTTGTTAATGAGTGCATAATTCACTTTTCTCCATCCTGTTGCCttccttttaatttcttgtctTGATTATGACAACCTTTGCATAAATTCTCTTGCATTACACAAAATGGCAAGTACTTCAATAATcgtttttttatgtatattgttattgttgtcaaaacaaggaaaaaaaaaatgtagtcGTAGTTGGAGATGATAATGTAAATACAATTTCATCATATATAATCACACATGTGTTgctttttttacaaaaagaattaaaatggTTTACTATAGCTTTGATGCTCAGCCTCTATCTACGAGGCCTTCTTTTTTTAGTACAACAAGGGTGGAGGAGGGAGAACCGAATTTTAAACCCAAAACATAATATTCTAACgacaaaatatgatattaactcaatcaaataattaacgatcttgtgaaatatttgaagaaatagtaCAACTTTGATCAATATGTACAATATGTTAAATATATGTCCAcgataaaacaaaaacatctCACGATGTTTGAGAACTGTCGATGtgagcaagaaaataaatgtccCCGGCTGGAAGCCGTAGTCGGGCGGGGCTCAAAGTGCACTCCAAGTCATCAACACTAAGAGGACTTGGACGCAACGGACAGTTTGCGGGGTGACGAGTTAACTGAAATAGTAGGAGTAGCGTCTTGGCAAGTGGATGAGTTCATAATaggaaagacaaaagaaagtaaaatgaaaatttagctaaatatcgtattaattaatattgatgaaaGTGGAACATCAATTTATTAACATCTTAAATAGTCACAGAAAAATTCAAGTGAAAGAAGAATCAGCACTAATTATAAACAACCAAAAAGTACTCCTAGTGCCCTATTTAAAGGATCGATCGGCTAATCCTGAAAGTAGGATTTCTTCGCCACCTCTTTAAAAGATGGGTTGGGGAAAAAGAAGCCATTAGGATTTAAACCTCAAAtgatttcatataattataaatgactcGAGTCCGCcaactaaatatatacttatttaagtttgttttaattagtgttgaatttaaaaatttgtgtttgaatttaatttaattgattttaaattagattaaacaTGAATCGTGCTcgagtaatttaaaatttttaaatatattttattatttttggactAATCGAACCGAATTCGAGCCGAACTCCAAAATTTGTCGAAAAACAACActgttcaaatttgatttgctAAGTTCAACAAACCTAATTTAAACGAAAAATTTTAGTCGAGTATTGAGTGGtttgacttattttttaaCCCCCTTGATAGATCATATGACAAGTACATTCATGCTCGTTGGTTGATAGCTAAAGCAGGAAACTGCGAAAGTTTTGTTCTATTTGTGGAAACGATGCTATTATCAGCACAACTTCTCCGCCTTCATTCTTCCATTAATCAACCCAAGAAACTTGTCATATTATCAGAGAACATTCCCGCTCCAATCCCATGCTCCACGGGATCCTGATCTGCGACGTGATCCAGACAAGTTAAAGAAGACGAAGTAGGCATTCTCGCCGGCAAAGTAAAGCTACTCAAGAACTTCTCCTCCATCTTTGCATTGCAATCTACACTCAAGAATCCATTACTAGCATTTCCCCCATCATTGTCATGCAAGCTCGAATGGTCCGAATTGGGCTGGAACAAGAGTTTGGCTTCGTTGCTTCGTCTAGTAAGAGCGTTGACGAAAGTTAGTCCATTCGGCCATTTGATGTCGTTTTCGTCATCTCTACCCGCACCTTCCGTCCAGGATTGGGATGCATGAGGAAGCAAGAACATGCGGGCTTTGTCTTTGGATGGTGGGAGTACGAAAGCCGGCGTGTGAACATTAGGCATTGTTGGCACAGAACAGATTGGCGTAGGTCCCCAGTTGAACTGGGGTGGAAGAGGGCGAAGCGGTCTATTTTCAGGAAGCGCCGACGAAGGTGAGACGTCCCGCATGGAAGAAAATAACTGGGATAGATGAAATCCAGATTGGTAGCATAAAGATTCAAATATGTGTCTCATACGCAGCACAAAGTGAAGGTCTTCTGGTATCTGAACACAATTAACATATTCTCTCAAGACATGAAATCGAAGCTTGATAAGAGTAATAGCAATTGATTATTGAAAACTCACCATCTTGCAGGAACCAAGCTGCACCAGCCCATGCCCAGCTTGAATCACAGCTATAGTCTGGTACAACCGCGCACAAACTCAACGATTGAgaagtactttttttttttgttttttgataaatgtatATCTACGTGTACACCGTAGATGTACGTACACAAAcactctgtatttttttttttttttgtaaaattacaaatacactttCTCTTAGAGGGTGTGAGTGTGATGTACTTGTAAGAGTGTTGGAGTAAAGTTTCACTGTTGAACAGGAaatatacttgtaattacaattctaatctcaaaaataaaattcacgTAGAATAGTGGATATTTTTGTAACTAGACATAACAAAATGCTAGTATAAttcatcctttctttttcaaaaacaaaaaagcataagaaaatttgaaattctacTTAAACATGAAaacaatataatcaattgttATTGAACTTTTTTCTGACCTGAATGCCCGACTCAAACTGATAAGTCCACTCAGGAGGTAGCTGCAGTTCACAGATAAGAGGACTTTCATTAATCACTCACACACGCAACCCACCAAATGCACTGCACGATATGTTTATGAgacaaataatagaaataaaggGATTCCCACTTTCTTGTACCGTAAGAACACTTGTAAGAATGAAACCTATTAGTTTGCTGcttgaatcaaaattaatcaattataacaTACCGCATCTACTGAACTCTGCCAGTAATTGGAAGTATTTTGATCACAATCCTTTGGTTCCTTGAAAACCCATTTATGACACTTATCCGAAGCAACTTTCCCAATCAACCTGCAAACATTTCTTCACCCAACACCCAAAAaca includes:
- the LOC105165401 gene encoding uncharacterized protein LOC105165401 isoform X1 — encoded protein: MVGSGAAERSKEAVGMIALHVALRSVCLNSDWNYAVFWTIRPRPRTRGVNGCKFADDNASLMLMWEDGFCKGRVGECWEMMDPVRKAFSKMSIQLYNYGEGNVCRLIGKVASDKCHKWVFKEPKDCDQNTSNYWQSSVDALPPEWTYQFESGIQTIAVIQAGHGLVQLGSCKMIPEDLHFVLRMRHIFESLCYQSGFHLSQLFSSMRDVSPSSALPENRPLRPLPPQFNWGPTPICSVPTMPNVHTPAFVLPPSKDKARMFLLPHASQSWTEGAGRDDENDIKWPNGLTFVNALTRRSNEAKLLFQPNSDHSSLHDNDGGNASNGFLSVDCNAKMEEKFLSSFTLPARMPTSSSLTCLDHVADQDPVEHGIGAGMFSDNMTSFLG
- the LOC105165401 gene encoding uncharacterized protein LOC105165401 isoform X2 produces the protein MVGSGAAERSKEAVGMIALHVALRSVCLNSDWNYAVFWTIRPRPRTRGVNGCKFADDNASLMLMWEDGFCKGRVGECWEMMDPVRKAFSKMSIQLYNYGEGLIGKVASDKCHKWVFKEPKDCDQNTSNYWQSSVDALPPEWTYQFESGIQTIAVIQAGHGLVQLGSCKMIPEDLHFVLRMRHIFESLCYQSGFHLSQLFSSMRDVSPSSALPENRPLRPLPPQFNWGPTPICSVPTMPNVHTPAFVLPPSKDKARMFLLPHASQSWTEGAGRDDENDIKWPNGLTFVNALTRRSNEAKLLFQPNSDHSSLHDNDGGNASNGFLSVDCNAKMEEKFLSSFTLPARMPTSSSLTCLDHVADQDPVEHGIGAGMFSDNMTSFLG
- the LOC105165401 gene encoding uncharacterized protein LOC105165401 isoform X3 encodes the protein MLMWEDGFCKGRVGECWEMMDPVRKAFSKMSIQLYNYGEGNVCRLIGKVASDKCHKWVFKEPKDCDQNTSNYWQSSVDALPPEWTYQFESGIQTIAVIQAGHGLVQLGSCKMIPEDLHFVLRMRHIFESLCYQSGFHLSQLFSSMRDVSPSSALPENRPLRPLPPQFNWGPTPICSVPTMPNVHTPAFVLPPSKDKARMFLLPHASQSWTEGAGRDDENDIKWPNGLTFVNALTRRSNEAKLLFQPNSDHSSLHDNDGGNASNGFLSVDCNAKMEEKFLSSFTLPARMPTSSSLTCLDHVADQDPVEHGIGAGMFSDNMTSFLG